A genomic window from Camelus ferus isolate YT-003-E chromosome X, BCGSAC_Cfer_1.0, whole genome shotgun sequence includes:
- the BCORL1 gene encoding BCL-6 corepressor-like protein 1 isoform X3: MISTAPLYSGVHNWTSSDRIRMCGINEERRAPLSDEESTTGDCQHFGSQEFCVSSSFSKVELTAVGSGSNARGADPDGSATEKLGHKSEDKPDDAQPKMDYAGHVAEAGGPLVPLSSPGDGLKLPASDGPEAGNGTADCSWTPLSTQMSKQVDCSPAGAKALDSRHSVGEKNTFILATLGTGVPVEGTLPLVTTNFSPLPAPICPPAPSSASVPPSVPDPFQVPLSVPTPVPHSGLVPVQVATSVPAPSPPLAPVPALAPAPPSVPTLLSDSNPLSVSASVLVPVPASAPPSGPVPLSAPAPTPLSVPVSAPPLALIQAPVPPSAPTLVLAPVPTPVLAPMPASTPPAAPAPPSVPMPTPTPSSGPPSTPTLIPAFAPTPVPAPTPAPIFTPAPTPMPAATPTAIPTSAPIPASFSLSRVCFPAAQAPAMQKVPLSFQPGTVLTPSQPLVYIPPPSCGQPLSVATLPTTLGVSSTLTLPVLPSYLQDRCLPGVLASPELRSYPYAFSVARPLTSDSKLVSLEVNRLPCTSPSGSTSTQPAPDGVPGPLADTSLSTASAKVLPPPQPLLPAPSVSSAPQHPAKMPGGTEQQTEGTSVTFSPLKSPPQLEREMASPPECSEMPLDLSSKSNRQKLPLPNQRKTPPMPVLTPVHTSSKALLSTVLSRSQRTTQAAGSNVTSCLGSTSSPFVIFPEIVRNGDPSTWVKNSTALISTIPGTYVGVANPVPASLLLNKDPNLGLNRDPRHLPKQEPISIIDQGEPKSTGAPCGKKGTQAGTEGQPSTVKRYTPARIAPGLPGCQTKELSLWKPTGPANIYPRCSVNGKPTSTQVLPVGWSPYHQASLLSIGISSAGQLTPSQGVPIRPTSIVSEFSGVPSLGPSEAVHGLPEGQPRPGGPFAPEQDTGTKNKTCRIAAKPYEEQVNPVLLTLSPQTGTLALSVQPSSGDLRVNQGPEESESHLCPDSTPKLEGPQGACGLKLAGDTKPKNQVLATYMSHELVLATPQNLHKMPELPLLPHDSRPKELILDVVQSGKRASSTELSQLGSQVDLGRVKMEKVDGDVVFNLATCFRADGLPAAPQRSQAEVRSKAGQARVKQESIGIFACKNKWQPDAAVTDGVTECLPPKKMKCGKEKDGEEQQPQAKVMVRSSHGPKCRKPPSDPQEPPKKSPRGASDSGKEHNGVRVKHKHRKPTKPESQSPGKRADGHEEGSLEKKAKSSFRDFIPVVLSTRTRSQSDLKARKQKTSSQSSEHRLRNRNLLLPNKAQGISDSPNGFLPNNLEEPACLENSEKPSGKRKCKTKHMATVSEEAKGKGRWSQQKTRSPKSPTPVKPTEPCTPSKSRSAGPEEALESPTARQIPPEARRLIVNKNAGETLLQRAARLGYKDVVLYCLQKDSEDVNHRDNAGYTALHEACSRGWTDILNILLEHGANVNCSAQDGTRPVHDAVVNDNLETIWLLLSYGADPTLATYSGQTAVKLASSDTMKRFLSDHLSDLQGRAEGDPGVSWDFYSSSVLEEKDGFACDLLHNPPGSSDQEGDDVEEDDFMFELSDKPLLPCYNLQVSVSRGPCNWFLFTDVLKRLKLSSRIFQARFPHFEIATLPKAEFYRQVASSQLLTPAERPGGLDATSAPGSSETVELVRYEAELLRLLGSDVEFQPWNS; the protein is encoded by the exons AAGAGCACCTCTTTCTGATGAGGAGTCCACGACAGGTGACTGCCAGCACTTTGGATCTCAGGAGTTTTGTGTCAGCAGCAGTTTTTCCAAG GTGGAGCTCACGGCAGTTGGAAGTGGCAGCAATGCCCGGGGGGCAGACCCAGATGGCAGTGCAACAGAAAAACTTGGGCACAAGTCAGAAGACAAGCCTGACGATGCCCAGCCCAAAATGGACTATGCTGGGCATGTGGCAGAGGCGGGGGGCCCCTTGGTCCCACTGAGCAGCCCTGGAGACGGGCTCAAGCTTCCAGCTTCCGACGGCCCCGAGGCCGGCAACGGCACGGCCGACTGCTCCTGGACTCCCCTCAGCACCCAAATGAGCAAACAGGTGGACTGCTCGCCAGCCGGGGCGAAGGCTTTGGACTCTAGGCACAGCGTTGGGGAGAAGAATACTTTCATTTTGGCAACTCTGGGAACTGGCGTCCCCGTGGAGGGCACCCTGCCTCTGGTCACCACTAACTTCAGTCCACTGCCAGCTCCCATCTGCCCCCCGGCTCCCAGTTCGGCCTCCGTTCCCCCGTCTGTTCCGGATCCATTCCAGGttcccctctctgtccccaccccagtgcccCATTCCGGGCTTGTTCCTGTCCAGGTTGCCACTTCAGTTCcggctccttcccctcccttagCACCAGTCCCGGCCCTGGCTCCAGCACCACCATCAGTGCCCACACTCCTCTCCGACTCAAACCCCCTTTCGGTTTCAGCTTCAGTCTTGGTGCCCGTGCCAGCTTCTGCTCCCCCATCAGGCCCTGTGCCCCTTTCGGCTCCGGCCCCTACCCCCCTCTCAGTCCCAGTTTCAGCTCCTCCCTTGGCTCTGATCCAGGCTCCTGTGCCCCCTTCCGCTCCGACGCTGGTCCTCGCACCTGTCCCCACTCCAGTCCTGGCTCCCATGCCGGCGTCCACGcccccagcagctcctgcccCTCCGTCAGTGCCGATGCCCACCCCGACCCCATCCTCTGGCCCGCCTTCTACTCCCACCCTCATCCCTGCCTTTGCTCCTACACCGGTGCCtgcacccaccccagccccaatCTTTACTCCAGCCCCCACACCCATGCCGGCTGCCACACCAACTGCCATTCCCACCTCTGCACCCATCCCGGCCTCCTTTAGTTTGAGTCGAGTGTGTTTTCCTGCAGCTCAGGCACCAGCTATGCAAAAAGTCCCCCTGTCCTTTCAGCCAGGGACAGTACTGACCCCGAGCCAGCCGCTGGTATACATCCCGCCTCCGAGCTGTGGGCAGCCACTCAGCGTGGCCACACTGCCAACAACCCTGGGGGTCTCCTCCACTCTTACACTCCCTGTCCTGCCATCCTACCTGCAGGACAGGTGTCTCCCTGGCGTGCTGGCCTCCCCAGAGCTACGGTCTTACCCATACGCATTTTCTGTGGCCCGACCTCTGACTTCAGATTCCAAGCTGGTCTCTCTGGAGGTGAACAGGCTCCCCTGCACTTCCCCATCAGGCAGCACCAGCACCCAGCCTGCTCCCGATGGGGTCCCCGGGCCTTTGGCAGATACTTCCCTCTCCACTGCTTCTGCCAAGGTGCTTCCACCTCCACAGCCTCTGCTGCCAGCCCCCAGCGTGAGCTCAGCCCCACAGCACCCTGCCAAGATGCCAGGTGGCACCGAGCAGCAAACTGAAGGGACTTCCGTCACCTTCTCACCCCTCAAGTCACCTCCACAGCTGGAGCGAGAGATGGCCTCTCCGCCTGAGTGCAGTGAGATGCCCCTCGACCTCTCGTCCAAGTCCAACCGCCAGAAACTCCCGTTGCCGAACCAACGCAAGACACCTCCCATGCCCGTGTTGACCCCAGTGCACACCAGCAGCAAGGCCCTCCTCTCCACAGTCCTGTCTAGGTCTCAGCGCACTACCCAGGCTGCCGGCAGCAATGTCACTTCATGCCTGGGCTCTACTTCCTCACCCTTCGTCATCTTTCCTGAGATCGTGAGGAATGGGGACCCGAGCACTTGGGTGAAGAACTCCACTGCGCTGATCAGCACTATTCCTGGCACCTACGTGGGAGTGGCTAACCCAGTGCCTGCGTCCCTCCTACTGAACAAAGACCCCAACCTGGGCCTCAACCGAGACCCCCGCCACCTCCCCAAGCAGGAGCCCATCTCCATCATCGATCAAGGAGAGCCCAAGAGCACTGGTGCCCCCTGTGGCAAGAAGGGTACCCAGGCTGGGACTGAGGGACAGCCAAGCACAGTCAAACGTTACACCCCAGCCCGCATCGCCCCTGGGCTACCAGGCTGTCAAACCAAGGAGCTCTCTCTGTGGAAGCCCACGGGGCCAGCAAATATTTACCCACGTTGTTCAGTCAACGGGAAACCCACCAGCACCCAGGTCCTGCCTGTTGGCTGGTCACCCTACCACCAGGCATCTCTGCTTTCCATCGGCATTTCCAGTGCCGGGCAGCTGACCCCCAGCCAGGGGGTGCCCATCAGGCCCACCAGCATCGTCTCTGAGTTTTCTGGTGTGCCGTCTCTTGGACCCAGTGAGGCTGTGCATGGACTTCCAGAGGGACAGCCACGGCCCGGGGGCCCCTTTGCTCCAGAGCAGGACACTGGCACAAAGAACAAAACTTGCCGGATTGCTGCCAAGCCTTACGAAGAACAAGTCAATCCTGTTCTCCTGACGCTCAGCCCTCAGACGGGGACCCTGGCGCTGTCTGTTCAGCCTAGCAGTGGGGACCTGAGAGTGAATCAGGGGCCTGAGGAATCAGAGAGCCACCTCTGCCCCGACAGCACCCCTAAGCTGGAAGGCCCCCAGGGGGCTTGTGGCCTGAAGCTGGCAGGAGACACGAAGCCTAAGAACCAAGTGCTGGCTACCTACATGTCCCACGAGCTGGTCCTGGCCACCCCCCAGAACCTGCACAAGATGCCCGAGCTGCCTTTGCTACCTCATGACAGCCGCCCTAAGGAACTCATCTTGGACGTGGTCCAGAGTGGCAAGAGGGCCTCCAGCACAGAGCTTTCGCAGCTTGGAAGCCAGGTGGACCTGGGGCGGGTGAAAATGGAGAAGGTGGATGGTGATGTGGTCTTCAATTTAGCCACCTGCTTCCGGGCCGATGGCCTCCCAGCAGCTCCCCAGAGGAGCCAAGCCGAAGTGCGGAGTAAGGCCGGGCAGGCTCGAGTGAAACAGGAAAGCATAGGCATCTTTGCTTGCAAGAACAAGTGGCAGCCAGACGCAGCAGTGACCGATGGGGTGACCGAATGTCTACCGCCCAAGAAAATGAAGTGTGGGAAAGAGAAGGACGGTGAGGAGcagcagccacaagccaaggtcATGGTCCGGAGTTCCCATGGACCCAAG TGCCGGAAGCCGCCTAGCGACCCCCAGGAACCCCCCAAGAAAAGCCCCAGAGGGGCTTCAGATTCAGGAAAAGAGCACAATGGAGTCAGGGTAAAGCACAAGCACCGGAAGCCAACAAAGCCAGAGTCCCAGTCTCCAGGAAAACGAGCTGATGGCCACGAGGAAG GTTCCttggagaagaaagcaaagagcaGTTTCCGTGACTTCATACCCGTGGTCCTGAGCACCCGGACGCGCAGTCAGTCTG ATTTAAAGGCCCGTAAGCAGAAGACTTCCTCCCAAAGTTCAGAGCACCGCCTCAGGAACAGAAACCTTCTCTTGCCCAACAAAGCCCAGGGGATCTCGGATTCACCAAATGGTTTCCTCCCAAATAACCTGGAGGAGCCAGCTTGccttgaaaattcagaaaagccATCAGGAAAACGAAAGTGCAAGACCAAGCATATGGCAACGGTCTCAGAAGAGGCAAAG GGCAAAGGGCGTTGGAGCCAGCAGAAGACACGATCTCCTAAATCTCCCACCCCAGTGAAACCCACGGAACCATGCACACCCTCTAAGTCCCGAAGTGCCGGCCCAGAGGAGGCCTTGGAGTCACCTACAGCCCGGCAGATCCCCCCAGAGGCTCGTCGGCTCATAGTGAACAAAAACGCTGGCGAAACCCTCCTGCAGCGGGCCGCCCGTCTTGGCTATAAG GACGTTGTGCTCTACTGCCTCCAGAAAGACAGCGAAGACGTGAATCACCGCGACAATGCCGGCTACACGGCCCTGCACGAGGCCTGCTCCCGGGGCTGGACCGACATTCTGAACATCCTGCTGGAACACGGGGCCAACGTGAACTGCAGTGCACAAGACGGCACAAG GCCGGTTCACGATGCCGTGGTCAACGACAACCTGGAGACCATCTGGCTCTTGCTGTCCTATGGGGCCGACCCCACACTGGCCACCTACTCGGGACAGACGGCCGTGAAGCTGGCCAGCAGCGACACCATGAAGCGTTTTCTCAGTG ATCACCTCTCGGACCTCCAGGGCCGGGCAGAGGGTGATCCTGGCGTGTCCTGGGACTTTTACAGCAGTTCTGTGTTGG AGGAAAAAGATGGGTTTGCCTGTGACCTCCTACATAATCCTCCTGGGAGCTCTGATCAAGAAGGAGATGATGTGGAAGAGGATGATTTTATGTTTGAGCTCTCAGACAAGCCTCTGCTCCCTTGCTACAACCTCCAAGTGTCAGTGTCCCGCGG